The following proteins come from a genomic window of Flavobacterium eburneipallidum:
- a CDS encoding isoamylase early set domain-containing protein: MAIKKQFVKTKPVCKVTFSVEAKEASTASVVGDFNDWNPEKGELSKLKNGTFKGVFEIPKEASYEFKYIVDGAYINEPEADSFIWNGFAGAENGVLVV; the protein is encoded by the coding sequence ATGGCAATAAAAAAACAATTCGTAAAAACGAAACCGGTTTGTAAAGTTACATTTTCGGTTGAAGCCAAAGAAGCAAGTACAGCTTCAGTTGTGGGCGATTTCAATGATTGGAATCCTGAAAAAGGAGAGTTGTCAAAGTTGAAAAACGGTACTTTCAAGGGAGTTTTTGAAATTCCAAAAGAGGCGTCTTATGAGTTTAAGTATATTGTAGATGGTGCTTACATCAACGAGCCAGAAGCTGATTCTTTTATTTGGAATGGTTTTGCAGGTGCCGAAAATGGTGTTTTAGTAGTTTAA
- a CDS encoding HIT family protein, whose translation MPTPASECLYCQNNETLHNLMIKITDLEVSQLFLFKEQSYTGRCNVVYKDHGVELHELSDDQRDAFMRDVAKTAKAIAAAFNPTKINYGAYADTLSHLHMHIVPKYKDGYGFGGVFEMNPQKTYLSDAEYNEVIAKIKAGL comes from the coding sequence ATGCCAACACCAGCTTCAGAATGTTTGTATTGCCAAAACAATGAGACATTACACAATTTAATGATTAAAATTACGGATTTAGAAGTTTCGCAATTATTCTTGTTCAAAGAGCAATCTTATACGGGTCGTTGTAATGTAGTTTATAAGGACCACGGCGTGGAACTTCACGAATTGAGTGATGATCAACGTGATGCTTTTATGCGTGATGTTGCCAAAACTGCCAAAGCCATTGCAGCAGCATTTAACCCAACAAAAATCAACTACGGTGCTTATGCAGATACTCTATCGCATCTGCACATGCACATCGTTCCTAAATACAAAGACGGATACGGTTTTGGAGGTGTATTTGAAATGAACCCACAAAAAACATATCTTTCTGACGCAGAATACAATGAAGTAATCGCAAAAATAAAAGCAGGCTTATAA
- a CDS encoding porin family protein, protein MRKIIIILLLAIVTKGQAQIANRLFSKDPIINLENFQKQRLHFGFYLGFNSYDFKMDYKTVSEDIQVKKSNGFNVGLVADLKLHEYIRLRFEPGLYYTKRDLYYPLSYFPTTPTRSDVIREVNSTNLHFPLLLKFSALRTGNVRPYLLGGVSATLNLSSNSKVIDDNSEDIFRVKPWTTNYELGFGIDIFSEYFIFSPSIRGVFGLNDELIRDNDANSPWTGNIESMKTRAVFINFTFH, encoded by the coding sequence ATGAGAAAAATAATTATCATACTGTTATTAGCAATCGTTACTAAAGGTCAGGCTCAAATAGCCAATAGACTATTCAGTAAAGATCCTATTATTAATCTAGAGAATTTTCAAAAACAACGTTTGCATTTTGGGTTTTACTTGGGTTTTAATTCCTATGACTTCAAAATGGATTATAAAACAGTAAGCGAGGATATTCAGGTCAAAAAAAGCAATGGTTTCAATGTGGGATTGGTTGCTGATTTGAAGCTTCATGAATACATTCGGCTGCGATTTGAACCCGGATTGTATTACACTAAAAGAGATTTATACTACCCTTTGAGCTATTTCCCGACTACTCCTACTCGTTCGGATGTGATTCGAGAAGTAAATAGTACTAACCTACATTTTCCTTTATTACTGAAATTTTCTGCATTAAGAACTGGAAATGTTCGTCCGTATTTATTGGGTGGTGTTTCGGCAACTTTAAATTTATCGAGCAATTCAAAAGTAATAGATGACAATTCCGAGGATATCTTTAGAGTAAAACCTTGGACAACAAATTATGAACTTGGTTTTGGTATTGATATTTTTTCAGAATATTTTATATTTTCTCCTTCTATACGTGGTGTTTTCGGACTTAACGATGAATTAATTCGTGATAACGACGCTAATAGTCCGTGGACTGGAAATATTGAATCGATGAAAACCAGAGCTGTTTTTATCAATTTTACTTTTCACTAG
- a CDS encoding dihydrofolate reductase — MIIMIAAVAENNALGKNNDLLWHLPNDFKRFKAVTSGHYIIMGRKTFESFPKPLPNRTHVIITRQKDFQYEGCIVVDSIQKAIEVCPKNETIFVIGGGEIYTQSMAFADQLDITRVHHSFEADVYFPEINPEIWDLTSETFNTKDEKHLFDYTFQTFVRKK, encoded by the coding sequence ATGATAATTATGATTGCGGCTGTTGCCGAAAACAATGCGTTAGGAAAGAACAACGATTTACTTTGGCACTTGCCTAATGATTTCAAACGATTCAAAGCAGTTACTTCTGGACATTATATTATTATGGGGAGAAAAACGTTTGAAAGTTTCCCAAAACCTTTGCCTAATAGAACTCACGTTATTATAACTCGACAAAAAGATTTTCAGTACGAGGGTTGTATCGTTGTCGATTCAATACAAAAAGCAATTGAAGTTTGTCCTAAAAATGAAACTATTTTTGTAATTGGCGGTGGCGAAATTTACACTCAATCTATGGCTTTTGCGGATCAATTGGACATCACAAGAGTGCATCATTCATTCGAAGCAGATGTTTATTTCCCTGAAATAAATCCTGAAATCTGGGACTTAACCAGCGAAACCTTTAACACAAAAGACGAAAAACATCTTTTTGATTATACTTTTCAAACATTTGTTAGAAAAAAGTAA
- a CDS encoding TrmH family RNA methyltransferase: protein MVSKNQIKLITSLQQKKYRAAHQLFIAEGIKVIQELVASNFELEHLYTTQNDFQEVSKDKKTTISETDLKKISALTTPNTCLAVFKIPAEKKIIESGLIVALDSIRDPGNLGTILRLCDWFGIGQLICSKETVDIYNPKVVQATMGSIARVNVNYIDLESFIKETQLPVFGTFMDGTNIYKTNLPQEGIIIMGNEANGISPQLEKWAKNRLSIPRFGTLQKTESLNVATATAIVLSEFCRNLNTEI, encoded by the coding sequence ATGGTTAGTAAAAACCAAATAAAGCTTATAACGAGTTTGCAACAAAAAAAATATAGGGCTGCTCATCAATTATTTATTGCAGAGGGCATAAAGGTAATCCAAGAATTGGTAGCATCAAATTTTGAATTAGAACATTTATACACCACTCAAAACGATTTTCAGGAAGTTTCTAAAGATAAAAAAACTACAATTTCAGAAACTGATTTAAAAAAAATCAGTGCTCTGACAACTCCAAATACCTGTTTGGCTGTTTTTAAAATTCCAGCCGAGAAAAAAATTATCGAATCAGGATTGATTGTGGCTCTTGATTCCATCCGTGACCCAGGCAATTTAGGAACTATATTGCGATTGTGCGACTGGTTCGGAATTGGTCAATTAATTTGTTCCAAGGAAACTGTTGATATTTATAATCCAAAAGTAGTTCAAGCCACAATGGGTTCTATTGCTAGAGTGAATGTGAATTATATTGATTTAGAATCTTTTATTAAAGAAACTCAACTGCCAGTTTTTGGAACTTTTATGGATGGAACCAATATTTATAAAACGAATTTGCCTCAAGAGGGAATCATTATAATGGGCAACGAAGCCAATGGAATTTCTCCACAACTTGAAAAATGGGCTAAAAATAGGTTGTCTATTCCTCGTTTTGGAACCCTTCAAAAAACAGAAAGCCTTAATGTAGCTACCGCAACGGCTATTGTTTTGAGTGAATTTTGCCGAAACCTGAACACTGAAATCTGA
- the ubiE gene encoding bifunctional demethylmenaquinone methyltransferase/2-methoxy-6-polyprenyl-1,4-benzoquinol methylase UbiE, protein MSKNITPYKDSTLSKKEQVASMFDTISGNYDNLNRVISFGIDVKWRKKVLQMVAKTNPKTILDIATGTGDLAILMAETKAEQIIGLDISAGMLEVGKKKIEEKKLSSTIEMVLADSENMPFDDNYFDAITVAFGVRNFENLEKGLAEILRVLKPNGIFVILETSVPNKTPYKQGYTFYSKNILPLIGKLFSKDNVAYGYLSESAAAFPYGEALNNILRKIGFIDVVALPQTFGVATIYSASKK, encoded by the coding sequence ATGTCAAAAAACATCACTCCTTATAAAGACTCTACTTTAAGCAAAAAAGAACAAGTTGCCTCCATGTTCGACACCATTTCGGGTAATTATGACAACCTAAATCGAGTTATTTCTTTTGGAATAGACGTGAAATGGCGCAAAAAAGTGTTGCAAATGGTAGCTAAAACCAATCCGAAAACAATTTTGGATATTGCCACAGGAACAGGCGATTTGGCAATTTTAATGGCAGAAACCAAGGCCGAACAAATCATTGGTTTAGATATTTCGGCAGGAATGCTGGAAGTGGGTAAGAAAAAAATTGAAGAAAAAAAGTTATCCAGCACTATAGAAATGGTTTTGGCAGATTCGGAGAACATGCCCTTTGATGACAATTATTTTGATGCTATAACAGTGGCTTTTGGTGTTCGAAATTTTGAAAATCTAGAAAAAGGATTGGCTGAAATTTTGAGAGTTTTAAAACCTAATGGGATTTTTGTTATTTTAGAAACTTCGGTTCCAAACAAAACGCCTTACAAGCAAGGCTACACCTTTTACAGCAAAAACATCTTACCTCTTATTGGCAAACTCTTCTCAAAAGACAATGTTGCTTACGGATATTTGTCAGAATCGGCAGCGGCTTTTCCTTATGGTGAAGCGCTAAACAATATTTTGAGAAAAATTGGGTTTATAGATGTGGTTGCTTTGCCACAAACTTTTGGAGTGGCCACTATTTATTCAGCTTCCAAAAAATAA
- a CDS encoding 2TM domain-containing protein, translating to MEKEQQELYEYARRRIVQKKRLYFHFVLFVLGSIFLFISNHFQAFGFTANWCIWVIAAWAFLFVLHFIKVYITDRFMNKAWEKEQIDRLILKQEKKIAQLQTKIEEETASKTQ from the coding sequence ATGGAAAAAGAACAACAAGAACTATATGAATATGCTCGAAGAAGAATAGTTCAAAAAAAGAGACTGTATTTCCACTTTGTTTTATTTGTTCTGGGCAGCATCTTCCTATTTATTTCCAATCATTTTCAAGCATTTGGCTTTACTGCTAACTGGTGTATTTGGGTCATTGCCGCATGGGCATTTTTATTTGTACTGCACTTCATAAAAGTGTATATCACAGATAGATTTATGAATAAAGCCTGGGAAAAAGAACAAATCGACAGGCTGATTCTTAAACAAGAAAAAAAAATAGCCCAACTACAAACTAAAATAGAAGAAGAAACAGCCTCTAAAACTCAATAA